A genomic stretch from Juglans microcarpa x Juglans regia isolate MS1-56 chromosome 3S, Jm3101_v1.0, whole genome shotgun sequence includes:
- the LOC121257996 gene encoding protein PIN-LIKES 2-like — translation MSRYLTALYQNNMKSSGEDLLTAIIPLMKLLSLTVIGLVLAHPRTQIIPRATFKLLSKLVFALFLPCLIFTELGESITLENFAHWWFIPVNVLVSTGIGCLLGYLVVIICRPPPQFKRFTIIMTAFGNTGNLPLAIVGSVCHTADNPFGPHCHSRGVAYVSFSSWVSVILVYTLVYHMMEPPLEYYEIVEEGIEIEEERAVNDASRPLLVEAEWPGIEDKETEHSKTPFIARIFHSISNVSQTSFPDIEVSGEGGGNSPRSIRCLAAPKVFRRMRVVAEQTPIRHILQPPMIASLLAIIIGTVPQLKAFFFGYDAPLSFVTDSLEILGGAMVPSVLLILGGMLAEGPIESTLGLRTTVGISIARLLVLPVLGIGIVALSDKMNLLVHGDAMYKFVLLLQYTTPSAILLGAIASLRGYAVGEASTLLFWQHIFALLSLSLYIVIYFKIIPYV, via the coding sequence ATGTCGCGTTACTTGACTGCGTTATATCAAAACAATATGAAGTCTAGTGGTGAAGATTTGCTGACTGCAATAATCCCTTTAATGAAGCTCCTTTCCCTTACGGTTATCGGTCTGGTTCTTGCGCACCCAAGAACCCAAATAATCCCAAGAGCGACGTTTAAGCTGCTCAGCAAGCTTGTTTTTGCTCTGTTCTTGCCCTGCCTAATCTTTACTGAACTCGGTGAAAGCATTACGCTTGAGAACTTTGCTCATTGGTGGTTTATACCGGTTAATGTGTTGGTCAGTACGGGTATTGGCTGTCTACTTGGGTACTTGGTCGTGATTATTTGCCGCCCACCTCCTCAGTTCAAAAGATTCACCATTATCATGACTGCGTTTGGTAATACAGGCAATCTCCCTCTTGCCATTGTTGGATCTGTTTGTCATACTGCGGACAATCCATTCGGACCCCATTGTCATTCGAGAGGGGTGGCTTATGTCTCTTTTTCTTCGTGGGTTTCTGTGATTTTGGTTTATACCCTTGTGTATCACATGATGGAGCCTCCATTGGAGTACTATGAGATAGTTGAAGAAGGGATTGAGATTGAGGAAGAACGAGCAGTTAATGATGCCAGTAGACCCCTCCTTGTAGAAGCCGAATGGCCAGGCATTGAAGATAAAGAAACTGAGCATTCCAAGACACCCTTTATTGCTAGAATTTTCCATAGCATATCAAATGTTTCTCAAACCTCTTTTCCTGACATTGAGGTTTCGGGAGAAGGTGGTGGGAACAGCCCCAGGTCCATTAGATGTTTAGCTGCGCCTAAAGTCTTCAGGAGGATGAGAGTTGTGGCTGAACAGACTCCAATACGGCACATACTTCAACCCCCGATGATTGCTTCTTTGTTAGCCATCATCATTGGTACGGTGCCTCAGTTAAAGGCTTTTTTCTTTGGATATGATGCTCCACTATCTTTTGTCACAGACAGTTTAGAGATTTTAGGTGGTGCAATGGTACCATCTGTGTTGCTTATTCTTGGGGGAATGCTTGCTGAGGGGCCAATTGAGTCTACACTTGGGCTTCGAACTACAGTTGGTATAAGCATAGCAAGGCTCTTAGTGCTTCCTGTGCTTGGAATTGGTATAGTAGCCTTGTCTGATAAGATGAATCTTCTGGTCCACGGTGATGCAATGTACAAATTTGTTCTTTTGTTGCAGTACACAACACCAAGTGCCATTTTATTGGGAGCAATTGCCAGCTTGAGGGGATATGCAGTTGGTGAGGCTTCAACACTTCTTTTCTGGCAGCATATATTTGCCCTTCTCTCCCTTTCCTTGTATATTGTTATCTACTTCAAAATAATCCCATATGTTTGA
- the LOC121257899 gene encoding probable ribose-5-phosphate isomerase 2, with the protein MAIPYPHFIGTENSPMETGILIPSSPSSASPSPSPVILTQDELKKIAAYKAVEYVESGMVLGLGTGSTAKHAVNRIGELLTQGKLHNIVGIPTSKKTHEQAVSLGIPLSDLDTHPVVDLAIDGADEVDPFLNLVKGRGGSLLREKMVESSCRKFVVIVDESKLVKHLGGSGLAMPVEIVPFCWKFTAHRLQTLFADSGCVAKLRTSGEKNEPFVTDNGNYIVELYFKKDIGDLKAASDEILRLAGVVEHGMFLDLATTVIVAGELGVRVKNKFN; encoded by the coding sequence ATGGCTATCCCTTATCCCCATTTTATTGGTACAGAGAACTCTCCAATGGAGACGGGGATTTTGATCCCTTCCTCTCCATCTTCTGCTTCTCCGTCTCCGTCTCCGGTCATTCTGACCCAGGACGAGCTCAAGAAGATCGCGGCTTATAAGGCCGTGGAGTATGTGGAGTCCGGCATGGTACTCGGCCTCGGCACCGGCTCCACTGCCAAACACGCTGTGAATCGCATCGGCGAGCTCTTGACCCAGGGCAAGCTCCACAACATCGTCGGAATCCCCACGTCGAAGAAAACCCATGAACAGGCCGTCTCCCTCGGCATCCCTCTATCTGATCTCGACACCCACCCTGTCGTCGACCTCGCCATCGATGGCGCCGACGAGGTCGACCCTTTCCTCAACCTTGTCAAGGGCCGTGGTGGGTCCCTTCTCCGCGAGAAAATGGTGGAGAGCTCTTGTCGTAAATTCGTCGTTATTGTGGACGAGTCCAAGCTCGTTAAACATCTGGGTGGTAGTGGGCTCGCCATGCCTGTCGAGATCGTGCCCTTTTGTTGGAAATTCACGGCGCATAGACTGCAGACCCTGTTTGCGGATTCGGGTTGCGTTGCAAAGCTCAGGACTTCCGGTGAAAAAAACGAACCCTTTGTGACCGATAACGGGAATTACATTGtggaattatattttaagaaggATATTGGGGATTTGAAGGCTGCGAGCGATGAGATTTTGCGGCTCGCTGGCGTTGTGGAGCACGGGATGTTCCTTGACCTGGCCACCACGGTCATTGTAGCGGGGGAGCTTGGCGTGAGGGTGAAGAATAAGTTTAACTGA
- the LOC121256939 gene encoding uncharacterized protein LOC121256939: MKAFLVAGLSSFFVLASLSSISALPSNVPHSDPLKFIIGEENLGPWKNGISEAAQAPGPSSDDATQSTLVLAANRTNRLDILRGFRRYQGGWDIANRHYWASVGFTGASAFILAVLWFVSFGLCLVVHHCCGWRINIKGKGSHRSQRICLVLLLVFTCAAAIGCILLSVGQDEFHGEVLRTLNYVVNQSDYTVETLRNVTQYLSLAKTISVAQVFLPSDVMDDIDKLNLDLNTAADTLADKTNENFVKIKRVFNAVRSALITVAAVMLLLALIGLILSILGHKHAIHIFVISGWLLVAITFVLCGVFVVLNNTVSDTCMAMEEWVEYPHAETALSNILPCVDQRTTNQTLVQSKKIINQIVNVVNEFIYTYANTYPSQENSYYYNQSGPLMPPLCYPYDSELQDRQCGPQEVSVANASAVWQNYTCKVSPAGLCITVGRVTPNIYTQLVAAVNESYALEHYTPPLLNLQDCNFVRDTFKTIITSYCPPLGRYLKIVNAGLGMISVGVLLCLVLWILYANHPQREEVFVKLSLPVKGSRNFKNCFTNDIKREVPVSNPTSEV, encoded by the exons atGAAGGCTTTCTTGGTTGCTGGGCTCTCTTCCTTCTTTGTTTTGGCCTCTCTGAGCTCGATTTCAGCTCTGCCTAGCAATGTACCGCACTCGGATCCTCTCAAGTTCATTATAG GAGAAGAAAATCTAGGACCATGGAAGAATGGAATATCGGAGGCCGCACAAGCTCCAGGGCCTTCAAGCGACGACGCCACTCAAAGCACGCTTGTTTTGGCGGCAAACAGGACGAATAGGCTGGACATTCTTCGTGGGTTTCGGCGCTACCAAGGTGGTTGGGACATTGCGAATCGGCATTACTGGGCA TCTGTTGGATTTACAGGTGCTTCTGCTTTCATTCTTGCTGTCCTATGGTTTGTTTCTTTTGGCTTATGTCTCGTGGTTCATCATTGCTGTGGTTGGAGGAtaaacataaaaggaaaaggaTCACACCGTTCACAAAGAATTTGTCTTGTACTGCTTTTAGTCTTCACATGTGCTGCAGC GATCGGATGTATCCTTCTTTCTGTTGGGCAAGATGAATTTCATGGTGAAGTTTTGCGAACTTTGAATTATGTTGTAAACCAGTCAGACTACACTGTGGAGACCCTAAGAAATGTCACACAATATCTATCCCTAGCAAAAACTATTAGTGTGGCCCAGGTGTTCCTTCCTTCTGATGTCATGGATGACATTGATAAATTGAATTTGGACCTCAACACCGCAGCAGATACACTAGCTGACAAGACAAACgaaaattttgtcaaaataaAGAGAGTCTTCAATGCCGT GCGTTCTGCTTTAATAACTGTGGCAGCAGTAATGCTTCTCCTGGCTCTGATTGGTCTTA TCCTGTCTATCCTTGGGCACAAACATGCAATTCATAT ATTCGTAATAAGTGGGTGGTTGCTCGTTGCAATTACATTTGTGCTTTGTGGAGTTTTTGTTGTCCTCAACAA TACAGTTTCTGACACCTGTATGGCCATGGAGGAATGGGTAGAATATCCACATGCCGAAACAGCTCTTAGCAACATCCTCCCATGCGTTGACCAAAGAACAACAAACCAGACACTTGTGCAGAGTAAAAAGATTATCAATCAAATTGTAAATGTCGTAAATGAATTTATCTATACATATGCCAACACATATCCCTCCCAGGAAAattcttattattacaatcaaTCTGGTCCTCTTATGCCGCCACTCTGTTACCCATATGACTCAGAGCTGCAAGATCGCCAATGTGGGCCTCAAGAGGTGTCTGTGGCAAATGCTTCTGCG GTATGGCAGAACTATACATGCAAAGTGTCGCCAGCTGGCTTGTGCATCACCGTAGGGAGGGTGACCCCAAACATCTACACACAGTTGGTGGCTGCAGTTAACGAGAGCTATGCCCTTGAGCACTACACACCGCCTTTACTTAACCTCCAGGATTGCAATTTTGTCAGAGACACTTTCAAAACTATCATCACAAGTTACTGCCCACCGCTGGGTCGTTATCTAAAAATAGTGAATGCAGGATTGGGCATGATTTCAGTGGGAGTCTTGCTCTGCCTCGTTCTTTGGATACTGTATGCAAACCACCCCCAAAGGGAAGAAGTGTTTGTGAAACTATCATTACCAGTAAAAGGCAGCAGAAACTTCAAGAACTGCTTTACTAATGACATCAAGCGTGAGGTACCTGTATCAAACCCAACAAGTGAAGTATAG
- the LOC121256941 gene encoding uncharacterized protein LOC121256941, protein MGDHFVLLVDRLLTESTLEAAIESRNWSMKATSSVIDEKKIGNAPKVGGANISSPGKLVECRICQDEDEDSNMETPCSCCGSLKYAHRRCIQRWCNEKGDTICEICQQQFKPGYTAPPPLFQLGSVPMNFRGNWEISRRDLHRPRIIAMVSTDRNLLTPDFDEYSASTTRSLICFRSVAFIFMVLLILRHILPLILISGNNEYFLPLSVLLLLRTAGIVLPIYIIMRAVTSLQRRRHHHQEEPSISSLTSSDEEAEHSTLQPHQPHIIHVHV, encoded by the exons ATGGGGGATCATTTTGTGTTGCTGGTTGATCGTTTGCTCACCGAGTCCACGTTAGAGGCTGCAATTGAGAGCAGAAACTGGTCCATGAAAGCCACATCCTCTGTAATTGACGAGAAGAAAATCGGTAATGCTCCCAAGGTGGGTGGTGCAAATATATCATCTCCCGGGAAATTGGTGGAGTGCAGGATATGCCAGGATGAGGATGAGGATTCAAATATGGAGACGCCCTGCTCTTGTTGTGGCAGCTTGAAG TATGCCCACCGCAGATGCATACAGAGGTGGTGTAATGAGAAGGGTGACACTATCTGTGAGATATGCCAACAG CAATTTAAGCCTGGTTATACTGCTCCTCCCCCACTGTTTCAATTGGGGAGTGTTCCAATGAACTTCAG AGGAAATTGGGAGATATCTAGGAGAGACTTGCATCGTCCCCGCATTATAGCAATGGTTTCAACTGACCGTAATTTGCTCACTCCTGACTTCGACGAGTATTCAGCTTCTACCACAAGAAGTTTGATATGTTTCCGTTCAGTTGCTTTCatt TTCATGGTTCTACTGATTCTACGCCATATTCTTCCCCTCATTCTAATAAGTGGAAACAATGAGTACTTTCTCCCACTATCTGTG TTGCTACTTCTACGAACTGCTGGGATTGTTCTTCCGATCTACATTATAATGAGAGCAGTAACTTCTCTTCAGCGCCGCCGACATCATCATCAG GAGGAGCCTTCAATTTCATCACTTACTTCATCGGATGAAGAAGCTGAGCATTCGACATTGCAGCCTCATCAGCCTCATATCATTCATGTTCACGTGTAG